The proteins below come from a single Vanacampus margaritifer isolate UIUO_Vmar chromosome 10, RoL_Vmar_1.0, whole genome shotgun sequence genomic window:
- the ergic1 gene encoding endoplasmic reticulum-Golgi intermediate compartment protein 1 yields MPFDVRRFDIYRKVPKDLTQPTYTGAFISILCCAIILFLFLSELTGFIATEIVNELYVDDPDKDSGGKIEVSLNISLPNLHCDLVGLDIQDEMGRHEVGHIDNSMKVPLNHGAGCRFEGEFAINKVPGNFHVSTHSATAQPQSPDMTHNIHKLAFGEKLQVQKVQGAFNALGGADKLASNPLASHDYILKIVPTVYEDLSGKQRFSYQYTVANKEYVAYSHTGRIIPAIWFRYDLSPITVKYTERRQPVYRFITSICAIVGGTFTVAGIIDSCIFTASEAWKKIQIGKMS; encoded by the exons TTTCCATCCTCTGCTGCGCCATCAtactcttcctcttcctctcggAGCTGACAGGATTCATAGCCACTGAAAT TGTAAATGAACTGTATGTGGATGATCCAGATAAAGACAGTGGTGGGAAGATTGAAGTGAGTTTAAACATCAGTTTGCCAAACTTACACTGTGATT TGGTGGGTTTGGACATCCAAGACGAGATGGGCCGCCATGAGGTGGGCCACATCGACAACTCCATGAAGGTTCCCCTCAACCACGGAGCCGGTTGCCGCTTCGAAGGCGAATTCGCTATCAACAAG GTGCCAGGAAACTTCCACGTCTCCACACACAGTGCCACTGCCCAGCCCCAAAGTCCTGACATGACTCACAACATCCACAAGCTGGCTTTCGGAGAGAAGCTTCAG GTGCAAAAAGTCCAAGGCGCCTTCAATGCTTTAGGAGGAGCGGACAAGCTGGCATCTAATC CTCTGGCCTCACATGACTACATCCTGAAAATTGTTCCAACAGTTTACGAAGATCTATCGGGCAAGCAGAGGTTCTCCTACCAGTACACGGTGGCCAACAAG GAATACGTCGCGTACAGCCACACGGGCAGGATCATACCGGCCATCTGGTTCCGATACGACCTGAGTCCAATCACAGTCAAGTACACCGAGAGGAGGCAGCCAGTTTACCGCTTTATCACCAGC ATCTGTGCCATCGTCGGAGGGACGTTCACAGTGGCGGGCATCATTGATTCCTGCATTTTCACCGCATCAGAAGCCTGGAAGAAGATCCAGATTGGAAAAATGTCCTAG